A genome region from Hevea brasiliensis isolate MT/VB/25A 57/8 chromosome 7, ASM3005281v1, whole genome shotgun sequence includes the following:
- the LOC110653764 gene encoding uncharacterized protein LOC110653764 — MAGRWELGLPKMGSSSLKEQLARTTLHNVRSKGHPYVELREDGKRFIFFCTLCLAPCYSDSVLFDHLKGNLHTERLSAAKLTLLKPNPWPFSDGVHFFINSIENERQLAITSGNHSRLLESNSNCDNLAIVKYDANLRSTGNGHVGYNKDLNGNGVTFHLVIPGVLVKDEISDLKARFVGSGQIAARFCEKDGNICEISRIWCEWLGENNPVDEDKVKVLDHEFAVLTFAYNYDLGRKGLLDDVKLLLSSSSTLELENGEGTNRKRKNSFSDPEDISESLSNHYYSSGEESSASNGGSSRLLLDQYDDQLLHSRYISNKAIRRELRRQHRIAAERMCDICQQKMLPEKDVATLINMKAGKLACSSRNVNGAFHVFHTSCIIHWMLLCEYETARNQSVGPKARRRSKRKNGAKSNKVGKDGKVKALKSQIDSVFCPECQGTGVKIEEDELEMPTIPLSEMFRYKIKVSDGCRAWMKSPEVLQNCSTGFHFPSQSVEPVQEKVLPLKLLHFYRADV; from the exons ATGGCGGGAAGGTGGGAATTGGGGTTGCCAAAGATGGGCTCCAGCAGTTTAAAGGAGCAGTTAGCTAGAACCACTCTTCACAATGTGAGATCGAAAGGACATCCCTATGTGGAGCTTCGTGAGGATGGGAAGCGGTTCATATTCTTTTGTACTTTGTGTCTTGCACCATGTTACAGTGATTCTGTGTTGTTTGATCACTTGAAGGGTAATCTTCACACTGAGAGGTTATCTGCTGCTAAGCTTACTCTCCTGAAACCAAATCCATGGCCTTTTAGTGATGGTGTTCATTTCTTTATTAATTCAATTGAGAATGAGAGACAATTGGCTATCACAAGTGGCAATCACAGTAGATTGTTGGAGTCTAACAGCAATTGTGACAATCTAGCTATTGTGAAGTATGATGCAAATTTGAGATCCACTGGCAATGGGCATGTTGGATACAATAAGGATTTGAATGGAAATGGAGTAACTTTTCATCTAGTGATTCCAGGTGTACTTGTTAAGGATGAAATTTCTGACTTGAAAGCCAGGTTTGTGGGTTCTGGACAAATTGCTGCAAGGTTCTGTGAGAAGGATGGCAATATATGTGAGATTAGTAGGATATGGTGTGAGTGGTTAGGGGAAAATAATCCTGTTGATGAGGACAAGGTCAAGGTTTTGGATCATGAGTTTGCTGTCCTGACTTTTGCTTATAATTATGATTTGGGAAGAAAGGGGTTGCTTGATGATGTAAAGTTGTTACTCTCATCTAGTTCTACATTAGAGTTAGAGAATGGGGAGGGGACTAATAGAAAAAGGAAAAATTCTTTTTCTGACCCTGAGGATATCAGTGAGTCTTTGAGTAATCACTATTATTCATCTGGTGAAGAATCTTCGGCTTCAAATGGTGGCTCTTCTAGATTGCTGTTGGATCAATATGATGACCAGCTTCTTCATTCAAGGTATATATCAAACAAGGCCATAAGGCGAGAGTTGAGACGGCAACATCGCATAGCAGCGGAAAGAATGTGTGACATCTGTCAGCAAAAGATGCTTCCGGAGAAAGATGTAGCAACACTTATAAACATGAAGGCAGGAAAACTTGCTTGCAGTAGCAGAAATGTGAATGGG GCATTTCATGTTTTTCATACTTCCTGTATCATACATTGGATGCTTCTCTGTGAGTATGAAACAGCTCGAAATCAATCAGTTGGTCCAAAAGCAAGAAGAAGATCTAAAAGAAAGAATGGAGCTAAATCCAACAAAGTGGGCAAGGACGGAAAGGTGAAAGCATTAAAAAGCCAAATTGATTCTGTTTTCTGCCCAGAGTGCCAGGGCACTGGGGTGAAGATTGAGGAAGATGAGCTGGAGATGCCAACAATCCCTCTTTCGGAG ATGTTCAGATATAAGATTAAAGTGAGTGATGGATGCAGAGCATGGATGAAAAGTCCTGAAGTACTGCAAAATTGTTCAACGGGTTTTCATTTTCCTTCCCAATCAGTGGAACCTGTTCAG GAAAAGGTGTTGCCGCTGAAATTGTTGCATTTCTACAGGGCTGATGTGTAG